One Malassezia vespertilionis chromosome 6, complete sequence genomic window, AAATACATGTTTACAGTTAAGCCTGGGTCTGTTGCGACTTAATAACGTTCTTGACAATCTTGGACTCCTCGACCAAGAAAGAACGGATAACACTGCAGGTTAGCAACGGGGCAATAATGGGCAAACATACCGAGTGCGGACACAGTCAGCGCAGCGGCTACCACCGTAAGCACGCTGAACAGTCTTTTTGCGCTTGGAGACAGTGGCGTAAGCGCAGGGGCGGAGTGTCTTGATGCCAGCGAGGGCCTCGTGACAGTCACCGCACTTGGGCGAAGCAGTAAGCTTCTTCAAGTGCAGGTagcgcagcttgccgctcGGTGTCTTGATAACCCGTCGGCGGTTAGACTTGGTGTTGTAAGGGTTACGCGTGCGCAGAGTGAGCCGTTGAGCCATCTGTAATGGTAAGTATTGTTCAAAATTAAGTAGGTATGCACTGCCCACACAACGCAATCTTCGATACGATCACGAAAATTTCGACTGCACAGCACAGTAAAATATGCTCCGTATAGCCTGCAACGCTATGTGGTGTAGAAACACACCACTCCATATCGGCACATACCTTGGTATAGGGCGACAAACGTAAAGCCTTGATGTGCAGAGCGCGAAGCCTTCACATTgaatcacgtgatataaTACAGTTTTATGATGCTGAGTAATGGTCGCCACGCGGAAGCAACGTTTCAATTGCCTTGCCTGTGCTCGCGAGGTaaggcggcgatgcgcgctggGAATGTTTGTGCGATGATGCGGCCCGGTATTGGCGCGGTGTTTCGCCCGGGATTGCCCCTTCGTGCGCCAGTTGTGCACAATATTGGCTCTACGCTGGGGTCTCGCAGTGCGCATACGCGTGCTGAACCAGTCGTGATCCCTTCGACGACGACCGTCTCTATTCTAGACTTTGCACCACAGCCGCGCCCCACTCGCCCATTATCGgggctgctgcgcaaagctAAGACGCTTGTATTTAATGGTCCAAAAGGAGAAGTGGtcgtgccgctgcattCGTTCATCAAGATGGACTGGCAGGTGCACAACGATACAAAACACCGTAGTGTTGCGTTCAGTATCCAGGACGAGAAAATTAAGGTCCAGCGCGGAATTTGGGGTCTGACGCGTGCGCTATGTGCCAACGCTGTAAAAGGCGTAGAAGAGGGCCACGAAGTGCGACTACGACTCGTCGGCGTTGGTTACCGCGCGAGTGTTGAGCCGGATCCTTTGCCGCGGAAACATTTGCTCGAGGTCGAATTAGAGCGCAGCCGTGGGCATTGGTACGCATCCGACCAAAAACAAACAGAGCTTGaccgcgcaaagcgcttgATCGAGGCGACCGGCTCGCCTGAGCGGATCAATTTGCGCCTGGGATACTCGCACCCCATCCTGCTTTCTGTACCCTATGGAATCAAGGCCACCACGCCACAGCCTACCTCAATCGTGCTGCAAAGCGTCAACAAGGAAATCCTCGGGCAGTTTGCACAGCAGATTCGGCAGTACCGCAAGCCAGAGCCGTACAAAGGAAAGGGCGTATTTATTGGGGACGAGAAGATCAAACTCAAGTCGCCCAAGAAAAAGTAAGCGCGCTTCATTGCATGTATAGGCCCCTTTGGTAGCATGCAGCATACCAtgacaaggcgcgctgccaATCAATACAATAAACAGTATTTTTATGATTTTCTATGCATCATGCGCCTTCTCCTTCCCTTTTTCCGCCGCCGAGgctgcaagcgccgtgTGCAATTTCGAAATAGAGTCGTTCAGTACGGACTGCGTGTCTTGCAAAAGACGTAATCGCTCACGCAGTTGGGTATCAATTTCGCCTGCCTCAAAGGACGCGGAGTGGGGTATCTGTGCAAGAGGGACCCAGTCGGCAAGTGCGTCCGGCAACTGCTGTGCCTTTTCGTAAAAGTCGGGGACGGAAACGGGGTCAAAGAGGGGAATCAGTAGAGGATCTTGCGGTGCCGATTCAGTTGGCTTGGGTGCCGGTGCGttggcaaagcgcgccagTGTTGCACGTCGaagagcgtcgcgcacatcggCAGGCTCTTCTTGTGGCGCGGCCTGCGTTGCTACTTCCTCAGGCAGTGATGAAACCCTGCTTGGATCTAACTTGTCGAGCAGACCATGCACGGTCAAAGGCAAAGGCGTGGTCGGTGAGGTACGTACGACGGGCTCGGCGTTGACGAGCGGCTGTCCAAAGCGGGCCATGAGCGATGCAAGTGGCGAAGCCAAAGCTTCTTCGTGTGCACTTgcttggtgcggcgcgtgatGCTCGCTCGATGCTGTGGGCGGCACAGCAGGTGAACTTGTTCCCTCTGTGGCGCCTCCTGGTGCTGGAGTGCCTTGTGGCTGTGTCGCTTCCCcctgcggcacgctcggccCCGCACTGGTCTCGAGTACACTGCGCCTACACGTCGGGCAGCTTTGCTGTCTCTCCAGCCATGAATGCAAGCACCTGAAATGAAATACATGCCCGCAACCCAACTTTTTCGGCACGCTATTTGCATCCAGCGGTGCGCTTTCCGTGTCTGCCGGCGCGGCAATGACAAACTCTTCGCGGCAGATGATGCACGTCCTGTCGCCCATttcctcgagctcgtcgtAGGTAAGCGATGGGTACCTGTTCTCCATATCGCGTGTCGCTGCGCGGAaccgcagcagctcgcgcaccttTTTGTAGAGCGAAAAGCCCAGCAAGGAAAAGTTGCGTGTTGCACTGAATGGCAAGAAAAATGGTGCACCCGACGAGCTAAACAAGATAAACAGGCCATAGCATGCAGGGTAGGTTAAAAACATGAGCAAGTCAGAGACAAGATCGATGTAGAACAAATAGCGGCTCTTTTCGTGCCACAGCTCCTCCTGTGACTGTTCGTAGCACTCGCATGCGTACTTGCACAtcagcgcgccaagatgAATTGTTTCGAGAAATGCAGAGGCAGTCATGTAAATCATAAAACTGCCCGGGCCGAAATCCTGTGCAGTGAGCAGCGTCATGACAAACGCCAAAAAGACGTCCACAGCGCCGAGCCAAGAAAAGAGGGCGAGCATGCGTACATGGAAGAGGCGCGTAAACGACTGCATCTGGCCCATTTGCTCGATCCGAATGCTGGCCAGCAAATGGAAGAGCTCGACAAACTTAAAGATGCACGCCAAGGCCACGTACTGTAAGTTAAAGTTGATCGGAAACAACGTCAAGGTAAGGAATACGTCAAAGAGTTGAAAGCCCAGCATCTCCGTAAACTTTTCCAgctctgtgcgccgcagctgtCCAAACAAAATGCATTGCATGAGCCGTCcgcaaagcagcagcacggAAAAGACAAAGTTGAACAAGATGAGGAAACAGCCATTGCTGTTGGCGATCCACGTCGCCGCTGAAAAATAATCCGGCTGCTCCAGACCGGCCTTGAGAAGAACCGCCCCCAATGCCGTAGCACTACCTGCGCTGtacagcgcaagcacgggTGGGTGGACCAACGTCGTGACGCTGATTGTACGTGCCATGGTCGACCCCAGACGACCAGCCTCGGCGCCAACGTGACAGACACAATTGGAATTAAATCCACATCAAGCGGGCCTGCCGCGCGGTGGTCGCACGGATTTGGTGCCACGATGAGCGAGCCTTCGGTGCATGGGCCGAGCCCGCTAAACGCGGAATATTCGAAGGATATGCCGCCGTCTTTTTGTGGGGTATATGAGCGGAGCCAGCAGTCTATTTCGCGGCTTGGTTCGGAATCTGGAaacgtgctcgagcaggcTCCGAGCCCTGCTCTTGGACCGACGCCGGTGCCCAATGCCTCTGAGGACGgcctgctgcgcaaccTGACTAGTCAGCTAGCGCAGACCGCtgtcggcgtgcgcgaaatGAGCAAGCAGCTCGGTATGTGACCTGGAAAAACTGACCCAAGTTCGAGCTCGCGTGCATTCGCAAGTCGAGAGTATTCTGATTATTACCAAGGCACGAGATAACCGTCTGGTGGAATATACGCGGGAAATTGCCGTGTGGCTCATGCTGAGAAAGCGCAAGCAGAGAAAGCGGGGTATGACGGTATACGTGGATGCGCAGCTAGAGCATTCACGCCGATTTAACGCGGCCCgtatcgagcgcgagcaccCCGAGCTATTTGAGCCGCTGGACGGCAAGGACGGCCTCAGCAACCAGGATCGCGTAGacattgcgccgcacaaggGCCAGCTGCGGTACTGGACCGCAGAAATGTGCTCCACCATGCCGCACCTATTTGACTTTGTGATTACACTGGGCGGCGACGGCACAGTCCTCTTTTGTTCGTGGCTCTTCCAAAGCTCGGTGCCGCCCGTAATTCCTTTTTCCTTGGGCTCGCTTGGATTCCTCACTCCTTTCGATTTTGAAAAGTACAAAAACTCGCTGCACTATGTACTGGACAATGGTGTGCGCCTGAATATGCGCATGCGGTTCCGTGCAACTGTTTACCGCGTTATTCCACCGTCTGATCCGGGCTCAAGCCGCTACTTACGCCGTGCAATTCGGTCTGGTGATACGGGCAAGATCATCATGGAGAACATCAAGGAAGACGGCTGGCCCACGCTGGAAATGCCCGTACGCGATGGCCAATATGAGTCTACGCGCCAGAAGCACGAGCACAAGGACAAGCCAGTACCTTGCTTTGGGACGCGGCCCGTGGAATCGTTCGAGATTTTGAATGATTTGGTAATTGACCGTGGCCCAAGTCCGTTTGTAAGTATGCTGGAGGTGTTTGCGGATAATTTGCACCTCACAACCTCCCAAGCCGATGGTCTATGTATCTCGACGCCTACAGGCTCCACTGCCTACTCCCTTTCCGCGGGCGGCTCGCTGGTCCACCCCGAGATCCCTGCTATCCTTATTACGCCAATCTGTCCCCACACGCTCTCTTTCCGCCCCATGCTCCTTCCAGACAGCATGGAGCTTCGGATTGCCGTCCCGTACGATTCGCGTGCTAATGCATGGGCTAGTTTCGATGGACGCGGCAGGATCGAAATCAACCGCGGCGACCACATCAAGATCTCTGCGTCACCATACCCCTTCCCTACAGTGAACCCTGAAGAAGTAGAGAGCCCGTGGTTTGACTCTGTGTCACGCACACTAAACTGGAACCAGCGCGAGAAGCAAAAGAGCTTTGTTGTGGTCGAGGAGGGCCCCATGGATGCGCTAGACCTAGGCAAGGGGCCAGAAAAGGAAGCTAAAAAAAATAAAATTATGCGACACAAAGAGGTCGTTACAAACGAGGACAGCGACGAACAGCCCGAACACTATGACATCGACGATACGGAATCCGCACCAGTTACACGTGTGCACTCTTATGACCCGCTCCCACAACGCCCCAGCATAATCTCCAGTGTGCAGCCCATGACTGGCATCACGCGTCTGCAAGACGACCCGTGCAAATCACCCATGGCCCGCTCTGGCATCCTTACGCCCGACCGATTTGGGTCCGGCGGCCCACCACGCCCCCCTGCACCGCTGAGCAAGCGCCATCTGACCTATGCGGACTTCCGCATACAAGATACAATGACAAGCCCTGAGGAGCAGGACAGTATGGAAAACCTTCGCGTTGAAAAACCCTCCAAGCACAGCTCAGCTTTTGTTGTCTACGGCAAAGACGACTCTGATTCGGGTTGATCGGGGCTACACGATGGAACTTTGTACGCCGATTAAAattcgcgctgcatcccTCTTAATTCCGCGGAGATATTAGCGGCTGTTTTTAGCAGACTATCCCATTGGTTTACGCACAGACCATGGATGGCAGAAATAACCAAATACTCCGATCGCCGCGGAGTTACACGCAAAGCTGAAATTTGTGCCGTCTTTACTGTTCTAGTGATTGACCGTGCCAGGGATGCTCGTGGTTCCTTAGATGCAATCTTGTACCTGTCAGTCGGAAAGCAACTCGGATAACAACACCACAATGGATGTAATCGCTGGAACAGGTGCGACGCAAGGACTGCCTCGGATCCGCGATCTGTTTAGTCCTgagctctttgcgccaGAAGGATCATGTCTAGTGTTGCGCCCTGGCACCAAGGTGCCCTTGGCGGCTAAGGCACAAGGAAAGCTTTTTTTGAGTGAGCCGACGAGATCCATGGCGGACCACCACGCAATCGACCCGACGCGCCCTACGATGCGTACGTGGTTGCGAGGgctccaagcgcgcaaCACGCGCTTGGATTCAGAGCGACACATGGGGATACGACGGGGATTCGTATTAGAGGCGCCGGACATGCCACCGGCATCATGGTCTCCATACGACCGGGAATACACGAAACAGGCTAGCCGCTATGGGCCCGTGCTTGACCGCGATGATCGGCGTCGGTATGAAAACACGTCGTTATCGGACATACAAATAAGACGCAGGACACCATCTCACGATGTTGTatcttgcagcgccaaaAAAGAGTCGCCACCGCATtacatgcagcgcacgccgccgctgtCTGCATGTTCGGACATACAGCACCCGCCCGAATGCGACCTCGACGACAAGCAGCACAAGGAGCCTGCTGCAAAATTGATGCATCCGCCGCATCAAAACGCGAGCGTCACGTACGCATCGCCGAACGAAGACACAGTAGTTGCTGCGGACAAAAGCGGAAACCGATCACCACCGCAAGCTGCCGATGCGCAGTCGAAAATTGCTTGTGTACGCCTTGGCAAGGACGGGAACAAAGCAGGCAGGTTCGAGTGCAGCTGGTGCAATAAGCGGTTTTCGCGCCCCTCCAGTTTACGAACACATATTAACTCCCACACTGGAGAGAAGCCCTACTGCTGTGATGTGGCCTGGTGTGGGCGCAGATTTAGTGTACACTCCAATCTGCGCCGGCACCAAAAAAATCACAGCGTGTCTGATTTTTCTGATCATGCGTAAGGCGCTTGCCTTTTTTTGGCTCTGGAAATGTACTGTTATAAATATAGACACTGACGCATCAATATGAAATATGGATAATTTTATTCATCGCTGCGTTGCATTGGTGTACCTCGGCGATCCTGCGGCGATCCCGCGCAAGGAGACGATCCGCTGTTAATGAACTGGCGCCGCGGAAAATTCCTGGCAAGTTTAGTGAACTTGATAAGCGCCAAAATGCCACGCGCCAGTACCTCCACTTTTCTCTCGCGAcagcggcagcgctggcATTGCGACATGGGATTTGTGCCAAGTCCAGGCGGTACAAGCACAAAAACTTCATATCCCACAACACAGGTATATAGACGGCAGCAAGATGACAATTCTCCATCCGTCGTTGTCGTCGTCGATACTTCTACGAGATCGAATGCCGGAACGGTCAAAGTTGAGACCCAGACCAATACTGTTCGCGCGAAAcagacgccgccgccgccgccaccgcAGTCGTCTTCCGATAGCACTCCTGTCGGTGCAGTAGTGGGTGGTGTTGTCGGTGGTGTCGttggccttgcgctcctgctGCTACTTGCTTGGCTACTATACCGGCATATTCGCAACCGGAAaaccacgcgcgcgcttgatACAGCGTATGCTGTGGCCGGTGTCGGTGGAGGAGGCGTCGACcgccgtgcacgcacgcgGGGAAACGATACAGAGAACCCCGATATGCTGTGGCACAATTCATTTGGGTCGGTCCCGCTTGTCGTGCCAGTTGGAGGCGCCGACCCCGAGATTGACTATGCATACCGTAACAGTTCACAAACGTCTCCACCACAGTCGCTGCCTTCGGATCCTAAGCTAAGCAGTCGTATGTGGCCCCACCAACCCGGGCCTGCGGCTGTGGAAATGCAGCGTATGCAGAGCGGTGGCGCGTACGCGCAAGACAGCGCCTCGCATAAAACGTCCGTTCGAAGCAGGCAGAGTGagctcgctgcgccgaTGGCGGAATGGAGTGCATTGGCGCCGGCATTCACGGATGTACCGGCCATGGGCGAGCCGTTAGAGACAAGCGAGCAGGCGGACGTGCATAACGAGTCAGCCCCAGAACGAGCGCCTGTAATGATCCACGCGCCGAGTCGCCAGCCCAGCTCTGTGTCGGTGCTCCAATCCCCATCTTCTGCGTACATGTggcttccagcgcgtgaTTGGCAAGAAGAGGAGAATGTTGGGCGTCCAGAAGAGCAGATTCCTTCAGGGACGCAAGACGCCGAGGAAGAGCAGAAGCTCAGCTCCCAGCTCTGGCGCAcgaacggcgcgcttcgtgTTGCCAACTAGCGTGTAGCCGCGCATGATCCCATATACAAACGTAGGTCTCTTTTTAAGATTTGCCATGACACAGGATAGACAAACGGCGCGAGAGAAAAGTGTGCCGCCAACGCATCTACGGCTACAGAGCTGTATCCTTCACAAACGGCCACTGCCCCGTGCTAATTGCTCGCCTTGGACTAAAATGCATGGGCCTGACCAAATCACCCGGTCTTGCACGGATTTCGGCTGCGAACGGAGCCATTGCACTACGGTAAGCCGTCTCCATACGTACCAACAGGCCCATCTGCCGCGCCGGGCTGCAACCAAAAAGCAAGAATGCGCAGATCGCTTACATACGAACGCAGTACTTCAAGACTAATCGCCGGAGGTGTGATAATTGACACGGATACCTGTGCCTCTGCTGGGTTCGCTGCCATGTCCATGACATCCGCCAACTCTTTCACAGCAGCCTCGCCCTCGATCCGCGTCTCGTGTGGATGCACGGGTGTCACGGACAGATGGTGGTCCTGATACCACCGAAGCACCTTATTCCCATACTTGCTTCGATTTGTACTCGCACCGACCACTGCATACTGACCCGCCTTGAAAAAACTGTTCATTGCTTCCCTCTCCGACGCTGGGATGGACATGGCACCAAAAAAAGAGACGATGTGGAGGTGTTGATGCGTCGCACAGATGCGCCACGTTTTGCCTCCGTCATGCAAAAAGTGGCAGCGGAAATCCGCGCGATCGCAAACCGCTACGAGATTCATATCCCTGGCGAGGGTAATGTAGCTCTGGTGCTGCGCTCCATAGGCGatgagctgcgcagcgaccgCCTACGATCAGAGCTCGGCGCAACAGATTTGCCGCAGCTatgcggcacgctgctggaTGACAAGACGCCAGCGAGCGAGCGGACtgaggcgctgcgtgtgcttgcAAATTTGTGCATTTGTGATTCATCAAATCGTGAACACATTCTTGAGCATggcatcgatgcagccaTGCTCGCCGTGCTGACCCGGCATGCGACACAACAATCCAAGCTCGGAAAGAGCACGCTGCTAGAGCTCATGGCCGGCGTCGGTGCCCTGCTGAATCTCGCGACAGACTGTCCACGCGCCAGGGCCACAATGACAGAAGCCGGCGCAGTCGCGACGGTAAGTGCATTGGTTGGCTCCGAGCGTATATACCAAGTTGGCTCGTGGGCGTTTGGCCCTCctcaaggcgcgcggcctgACTGGGCCGAGGAAATTATGATGCGtttgcgcatcgcttccTGGGGCTGGAGTTTGGTGCTGACCCTGCTGGACACTTCGGACGAGACGGGTCAACAGCAGCTGCAATCTGAAAAGCGGCCTGTTGTGTggcacgccgagcaagtATTCCACGCGCTGACACccttgcgtgcgctcgcagccAATACTGAAAAAGCGCCCGCGTTTGACGAGGAATTTGACTTGGAAGAGATGGTCGAGCTAGAGCACGCTATTTATCTCGGCTTGTccgccgtgctggacgaCGGTGTGCGCTCTGACGCGTTTTGCCGCCTTGCCACTGTGCCATACGGCGAGGAGCCATCTGCTTTGCAATCCATGTGTGAAATTGTGCGGCAGGCGATTGCGCTTCCCCTGTATCTACGTGTGCTTGTGTGCAAGGATCAAGATGCGGAGCAAGCCGCAGAGAGTGTCGTGGCCACGGGTCGTATGAAGGCGTCGCATGCCATTGTAGCTATCGCAG contains:
- the RPL34A gene encoding 60S ribosomal protein L34A (COG:J; EggNog:ENOG503P2ZU); protein product: MAQRLTLRTRNPYNTKSNRRRVIKTPSGKLRYLHLKKLTASPKCGDCHEALAGIKTLRPCAYATVSKRKKTVQRAYGGSRCADCVRTRVIRSFLVEESKIVKNVIKSQQTQA
- the MRPL6 gene encoding 54S ribosomal protein L6 mitochondrial (EggNog:ENOG503NUY2; COG:J); the protein is MRAGNVCAMMRPGIGAVFRPGLPLRAPVVHNIGSTLGSRSAHTRAEPVVIPSTTTVSILDFAPQPRPTRPLSGLLRKAKTLVFNGPKGEVVVPLHSFIKMDWQVHNDTKHRSVAFSIQDEKIKVQRGIWGLTRALCANAVKGVEEGHEVRLRLVGVGYRASVEPDPLPRKHLLEVELERSRGHWYASDQKQTELDRAKRLIEATGSPERINLRLGYSHPILLSVPYGIKATTPQPTSIVLQSVNKEILGQFAQQIRQYRKPEPYKGKGVFIGDEKIKLKSPKKK
- the HRD1 gene encoding RING-type E3 ubiquitin transferase (TransMembrane:7 (n7-18c28/29o44-68i89-109o115-132i153-172o184-204i225-252o258-276i); COG:O; BUSCO:EOG09263X0V; EggNog:ENOG503NVCJ); protein product: MARTISVTTLVHPPVLALYSAGSATALGAVLLKAGLEQPDYFSAATWIANSNGCFLILFNFVFSVLLLCGRLMQCILFGQLRRTELEKFTEMLGFQLFDVFLTLTLFPINFNLQYVALACIFKFVELFHLLASIRIEQMGQMQSFTRLFHVRMLALFSWLGAVDVFLAFVMTLLTAQDFGPGSFMIYMTASAFLETIHLGALMCKYACECYEQSQEELWHEKSRYLFYIDLVSDLLMFLTYPACYGLFILFSSSGAPFFLPFSATRNFSLLGFSLYKKVRELLRFRAATRDMENRYPSLTYDELEEMGDRTCIICREEFVIAAPADTESAPLDANSVPKKLGCGHVFHFRCLHSWLERQQSCPTCRRSVLETSAGPSVPQGEATQPQGTPAPGGATEGTSSPAVPPTASSEHHAPHQASAHEEALASPLASLMARFGQPLVNAEPVVRTSPTTPLPLTVHGLLDKLDPSRVSSLPEEVATQAAPQEEPADVRDALRRATLARFANAPAPKPTESAPQDPLLIPLFDPVSVPDFYEKAQQLPDALADWVPLAQIPHSASFEAGEIDTQLRERLRLLQDTQSVLNDSISKLHTALAASAAEKGKEKAHDA
- a CDS encoding NAD(+) kinase (COG:G; EggNog:ENOG503NUE8); translated protein: MSEPSVHGPSPLNAEYSKDMPPSFCGVYERSQQSISRLGSESGNVLEQAPSPALGPTPVPNASEDGLLRNLTSQLAQTAVGVREMSKQLVESILIITKARDNRLVEYTREIAVWLMLRKRKQRKRGMTVYVDAQLEHSRRFNAARIEREHPELFEPLDGKDGLSNQDRVDIAPHKGQLRYWTAEMCSTMPHLFDFVITLGGDGTVLFCSWLFQSSVPPVIPFSLGSLGFLTPFDFEKYKNSLHYVLDNGVRLNMRMRFRATVYRVIPPSDPGSSRYLRRAIRSGDTGKIIMENIKEDGWPTLEMPVRDGQYESTRQKHEHKDKPVPCFGTRPVESFEILNDLVIDRGPSPFVSMLEVFADNLHLTTSQADGLCISTPTGSTAYSLSAGGSLVHPEIPAILITPICPHTLSFRPMLLPDSMELRIAVPYDSRANAWASFDGRGRIEINRGDHIKISASPYPFPTVNPEEVESPWFDSVSRTLNWNQREKQKSFVVVEEGPMDALDLGKGPEKEAKKNKIMRHKEVVTNEDSDEQPEHYDIDDTESAPVTRVHSYDPLPQRPSIISSVQPMTGITRLQDDPCKSPMARSGILTPDRFGSGGPPRPPAPLSKRHLTYADFRIQDTMTSPEEQDSMENLRVEKPSKHSSAFVVYGKDDSDSG
- a CDS encoding uncharacterized protein (TransMembrane:1 (o55-80i)), which codes for MGFQDDNSPSVVVVVDTSTRSNAGTVKVETQTNTVRAKQTPPPPPPQSSSDSTPVGAVVGGVVGGVVGLALLLLLAWLLYRHIRNRKTTRALDTAYAVAGVGGGGVDRRARTRGNDTENPDMLWHNSFGSVPLVVPVGGADPEIDYAYRNSSQTSPPQSLPSDPKLSSRMWPHQPGPAAVEMQRMQSGGAYAQDSASHKTSVRSRQSELAAPMAEWSALAPAFTDVPAMGEPLETSEQADVHNESAPERAPVMIHAPSRQPSSVSVLQSPSSAYMWLPARDWQEEENVGRPEEQIPSGTQDAEEEQKLSSQLWRTNGALRVAN
- a CDS encoding uncharacterized protein (EggNog:ENOG503Q2ZA; COG:S) — encoded protein: MSIPASEREAMNSFFKAGQYAVVGASTNRSKYGNKVLRWYQDHHLSVTPVHPHETRIEGEAAVKELADVMDMAANPAEAQVSVSIITPPAISLEVLRSYVSDLRILAFWLQPGAADGPVGTYGDGLP